Genomic segment of Microbacterium sp. M28:
CACCGCCGCACAGCGTCTCGACGCAGCCGCGCTGGCCGCACCCGCACAGGCGGCCGGCCGGGTCCACGCTGAGGTGTCCGACCTCTCCCGCCGTGCCGTGGACACCGCGCCAGATCCGACCATCCGTCACGATGCCGGCTGCTACACCGGTTCCGAGGTTCAGATACGCCATCGACGCGCCGTCGCCCCGCAGCGCAGCAGCGCCCAGCGCGGCGGCCTTCACATCGTTCTCGACCGCGATCGGCACCCGCAGCACACTGCCGGCGCGCCCAGGGATGTCGAGCGATTCGACGCCGAGGTTCACCGCGTGCAGCACCCGCCCGGTGGCCGGCTCGACGAGCCCCGGGATCCCGACGCCGACGGAGCGCAGCTCCGACGACGCGAAGCCGCCTTCCTCCGCGAGTGCGGTGACGCTGTCCAGGATGCTGGCGATGACCGCCTCGTCGCCCCAGCCCGTGGGGCGACGCACACGCGCGACGATGTCGCCGTCGGCGTCCACCGCGACGGCGTCGGTCTTCGTCCCGCCCACGTCAAGGCCCACTCGAATCGACCGACCGGACAGGTCGGAGCTCACCCGCCGACCCATCAGCAGACGCGGCCCGGCCGGACGGCGATCTCGCCTGTCATCGGAACGCGCATCATGAGACGCCCAGCTGACCGGAGAGCACCATCACGGCAGTGCCGCGCAGCACGATGTCCTCCTGGCGGGTGAGACGGATCACGACATCGTCGAACACGCCGTCGAGCGTCCGCGCACGCAGCGTGGCGGTCGCGGCGTCGAAGAAGTCATCGTCGAGCAGATCCGCGGGCCCCGACAGCACGATCTCGGACAGGTCGAGCGCGCTGACGATCGGAGCGATCGCCACGGCCATCCGCGTGCCCGCGTCGCGCAGGAGCTCCTCACGGGACCCCGGCGCCTCGGCGATGGCAGCAGCCAGACGGCTGCCGCTGAGCCAGGCCTCCAGGCATCCGTCCTTGCCGCACACGCACCGGGGACCGCCGTCCGTTCCCACGACGACGTGGCCGATCTCACCCGCGGCGAAGCGGCTGCCGAGCAGCGGCTGGCTGCCCGTGATCAGGCCAGCACCAACGCCTCGCCCGATCTTGATCAGCATGACGTCTGCGCGGGCCTCTCCGAACGTGTACTCGGCGAGGACTGCCGCGTTGGCGTCATTGCGGGCCGTCACCGGCAGATCGAGGTCGAGACCGAGTCGAGCCTCAAGTGGGAAATCCGTCCAGCCGAGGTTCGGAGACTCGATGACGACGCCGTCCGGCCGCACGATGCCGGGCGTTCCGACCCCGACGCCGAGAAGGGTCGTCGTGGATGCGTGCACCAGTTGGCGGGCGAGGTCGAGCAGTGCGTCGTACGTCGCCGTGCCGTCCGGCTGCGCGGGACGCGGGACTTCACGACGTTCGAGAACCTCGCCGTCCAGACTGAGAACGGCGCCCTGGAACGCCTCCGGTCCCGACAGATCCAACCCGATGATCTGGTGGCCCTCACGATCGATGTCGATGAGGATCGGCGGCTTGCCAGGGCCGGCCGTCTCGCGGATGCCCTTCTCGACGACGATGCCGTCGGCGATGAACTCGGCGACGAGGTCGGAGATGGTCACGCGCGTGAGACCCGTCTCGCGGGAGAGGTCGGCGCGACTCATGGCACCGGCGTGGTAGAGCGTCTGCAGAACCAGGGCTCTGTTGTGCCCGCGCGCGTGCTCGGGCAGCACCTTGGCGCGCGATCGCAGGTGCCGGGCACCCGCGAATCCGTGCGCGGTCGCGCCGGTGTACTGGGCCGCCGCCGGCACACGCATCCCATCCGATTCGGACATGTTTGTTAGTAGACCTTACGAACATAGAGTTGCGCAACCTCTGCGAGGTCGACGCGATGGAGGGTTACCGAAACGTTACCTAGCGATGCGCGCTCTCCGCTCCCCCGTGCGCTCCCAGACCGGCGACGAGTTCGGCGACGATCCGCTGGCGATCCTGCACGCTCATCGGCTTGCCTGGGACTCCGGGCCGACGTTGCTCGGGAGACGGACCGTCGAGGGGACGATACCGCACTCCCATCGCAGCCAGACGCCGAAGCTGAACCGGCAGTCGGCGCGCGAAACCGGCGTACTCGTCCGGCTCGCCTCCGAGCCACAGGCGCTCCGCGATCGCGGAGAGCCTGGGGAACATCGCGAAGTCCACCCGATCGCGACTGGGCAGGTGCTCCGTCCACGTGTTGGCCTGGCCGCCGAGCGCGCGCTCATCGATGTGCAGCGTGTAGGCGTGCTCGATGGTCAGAGGCGGCCCCACCGGCACCGGTTCGTCGGTCGATTCGGACTGCCGGTAGTCGAGGTAGACCTCGAGGTCTGGGCACGCGATGACGGGGATGCCGCGGTCCAGCGCCTCCTGGAGCGCGACGGGTGCGCGCCAGGCGAGGATCTCGACCCCGTCGGGGACGTCGCCTTCCAGCACCTCATCCCACGCCAGCGCCGTCCGCCCGCGCGAACGGACGTGCGCGACGAGATGCGCGGTGAACCACGGCTGGATGTCCCTGGCGGAGTTCAGACCGAGGGCACGCATCCGCTCCTGCGCCGCGGGGCTGCGCTGCCACTCGGTCACGGGCACCTCGTCACCGCCGATGCCGATCCACGGCGAATCGAACACGTCGCACAGCGCATCGATGGCGGTGCGGCCGAACGCGAGGGATTCCTCCGTCGGTGCAAGCGTCCGCTCGTTCACGCCGAAGCGCTCCCAGGGGCCATCGACGGGGTCCGAGGCGTCGGTGTTGCCGAGCGCCGGGTACGCGGCGAGCGCGGCCTGCACGTGTCCTGGGAGCTCCACCTCCGGCACCAGCGTGATGAACCGCTCGGCGGCGTAACGCACGAGTTCGCGCAGCTCCGCAGTCGTGTAGTGCCCTTCATGACGCCCAGGCTCGACCGTCGCGAGTGGACCGTGCCCGCGCTGAGTGGCGTCGCGTCGTGCGCCGACCTCGGTGAGCGCGGGGTACCCTGGCACCTCGAAGCGCCAGCCCTGGTCGTCGGTCAAGTGCAGGTGCAGGACGTTGAGCTGGTGCGCCGCGAGCACATCGATCAGGCGCCGGATGTCGGCGGCCGGTCGGAAGTGGCGTGCGACGTCGAGCATCGCGCCTCGCCATCCGAACGCGGGTGCGCCGCGCCAGTGCCCTGCCGGCAGTCGTGCCCCGTTGGCGGACTCCGGCGGCAGGAGCTGACGCAGCGCCATCACCCCGCGGAACGCACCGACGGCCTCGGCGGCATGCACCTCGATGCGCTCGGCCGAGACGTCGATGCGGAACGACTCGGACTGCTTCTGCTGCGGGTCGCGGACGAGTGCGATCGTGCCTGCCGCGGCATCCTCCGGCTCTTGGATCCGCAGCGCGTCTCGCAGCCGCTCCGCGACGCCGGCGAAGGCGTCCGAGGCCTCGACGACTGTGCCTGGGCGGAGCACGAACGGCTCGGCTGCGGCGTCGATCTCGGCATCCAGCCGGGGAACAGCCGTGCGGTGGGCGGGCGGGGGCATGCGCAGCGCCGCACCCGGCGTGCGTCCGGTCGGCCGGCCGCTCTCGATCACCGCCACTCCCCCGACGAGCACGTCGACGATGCCCCGGGCCTCGGCCCGTGGTGTCTCGAACGTGGCGCCTGCGCCGACCGTGAGCGGATCGAACAGTACGAGATCCGCCGTCGCGCCCTCGCGGATGATGCCGCGGGGCGCATCCCCTCGGTCGAGTCCGAGCCGGCGCGCGGGCGTCGCGGAGAGGTGCTGCACCGCCTGTTCGAGAGTCAGGATTTCGAGCTCGCGCACGTAGTGGCCGAGGTAGTGCGGGAACGTCCCGTATCCACGCGGGTGCGGCTTGTCTCCGATCAGGATGCCGTCGCTGCCGCCGCTGTGCCGCGGATGCCGCATGATCTCGCGGACGTTCTGCTCATCGCCGATGTGCATGAGGATGCCGGTGGCCCCGGCATCCTGCACCACGGTGTCGAGCACGACATCGACCGGCCGCCGGCCCTCGGACCGTGCGATCTCATCGATGCGGCGACCGACGAGGCCGGCCAGAGCCGGGTGGGCGACGCCCGAGACCTCGATCGCGGACCAGTCGGCGCGTTCGCCGTGGAAGCCGTCGCAGCCGATCTCCTCCAGTTCGAGGCGCACCTGCTCTCGGCCGTCCGCATCGAGCGCGGCGATCGTGCCGACGAGGTCGCCGCCCGCGGCGAGCCGGCTCGGCAGCAGCGCCGCCAGCGTCGTCGCCCCTGGGAGGTACGGGTAGGTGTCGAGCGTGACGTCCACGCCGTCCGCGACGGCCGCATCGACGATCGCGAGCAGTTCCGCCGCACGCCCTCGGTTCGGCGCGAAGTTCATGGTGGCGTGCGTCAGGTGGATGGGGCACCCCGTGCGCCGACCGATGTCGAGCACCTCGCGGTACGCGTCAAGGGCAGCCGCGCCATAGCTGCGGGTGTGCGGGGCCCAGTAGCCGCCGCGCTCTGCGACCACACGGCAGAGTGCCTCGAGCTCGGCGGTCGACGCGTACATCCCAGGTGTGTAGGTGAGGCCGCTCGACATCCCGAACGCACCCGCGTCCAACGCGTCACCCAGCAGTTCCGCCATGCGCGCGAGCTCGTGCCGTTCGGCCGCGCGGTCCTCATGGCCGATCACCATCATGCGCAGGTTCCCCTGCGGCACGAGCACGGCGACGTTGGCCGCCGTGGCTGCATCGATCGCCTCCAGGAACTCCGCCGTCGTGCGCCATCGCACCTCGGCCGGGCCGTTCCAGCCGGCGATCTGCGCGGGGATCGCGGCCGCCGACCGCTCGTCCAGCGGAGCGTAACCGAGCCCGTCCTGGCCGATGACCTCGCACGTGACGCCCTGGGCGATCTTGGCGGTGTGCTCGGCGCCGCGGAGCACGGCGAGATCGCTGTGGGCGTGCATGTCGATGAAGCCGGGGGCGAGGACGAGACCCGTCGCGTCGACCTCGAGGGATCCGTCCGGCAGCTCGAAGTCCGCATCGTCGCCGCGGCGGATGCCGACGATCCGGGTCCCTTCCACGGCGACGTCCGCGGTGAACCGCTCGTCGCCTGTTCCGTCCACCACGCTCGCGCGGCGATACACCCGTACGCGTCCGGCGGCGGCGTGTTCGGCGCTCAGAAGCATGTCGCCACCGCCCCGATCACGCGCGGATCCTCGGCATCCGGGTCGTCGATGAGCGGCACCACGCGCCACTTGTCGAACGCCGTGCAGGGGTGCGACAGGCCGAGGCGCACGACGTCCCCCACCGCGACCTCCGCGCCATCGGAGAGGCGGAAGAAGGCGTGCTGGTCGTTGAGCGCGGTGACCTCGCCCTCGACGGTCTGCGGGATCGGCAGGTCGATGTCGAACGGCACGTCACGGCGCCCGGCATCCAGCAGCGCCAATGCGGGTTCCGGATGCGAGACGATCCGCGACCACGCGTGCATCGCGGAGCGCAGCGATTCGGTCGGCACCGCCGCGCCGAAGGGCGACATGCGCGAATAGAAGCCGTCATCGTGGATCTGGAAGGCACCGGAGCGGAGCACGACGTCGACGTCACCGGCGTGCGGCGCGAGCATCGCGGCCGCGCGATCCGGGAACGAACTGCCGCCGGCGGAGAGGATCGGGCGCACCCCCACGGGGTACTCCAGGCGCTCGTGCAGATCGACGAGGCCCTGAAGATAGGCGTCGACGGCCGCGACGGACTCGTGGCTGCGGTCCGGGCCGAACGGCCCTTCGTATCCGGCGACGCCGGCCAGGCGAAGACCGGACGCGCGGGAGACGGCGGCGGCGATGCGCTCGCCGTCGGCGATCGTGCGCGCGCCCGTCCGCCCGTTCGCGCCGCCGAGTTCCACGAGCACGTCGAGCGGGTGCGCGTCGTCCGTGAGTGCGCCGGCGAGCAGGGCGACGGTGGCTTCCGAGTCCGCCCAGCAGATGATGCGCAACCCGTCGATGCCCGACAGCTGAGCGCCCAGTTCGGCGGCCGCCGCGACGTCGGTCACGCTGTTGGCGATGAGCACGGTTCGCACGCCGGCATCGATGGCCACACCGGCCTGCCAGGGCGTCGCGACCGAGATCCCCCAGGCCCCGGCATCCAGCAGGCGCTGCCAGAGCGCCGGCGACATCGTCGTCTTGCCGTGCGGGGCGAGCAGGATGCCGAGGTCGCCGGCCCACTCGAACACCGTCGTCTCGTTGTGGGTGAGAGCGTCCGCATGCACCGTCATCACGGGCGTGGAGAACTCGGAGAGGCGAAGGCCGGCATCCCCCACGTCGGAG
This window contains:
- a CDS encoding ROK family transcriptional regulator codes for the protein MSESDGMRVPAAAQYTGATAHGFAGARHLRSRAKVLPEHARGHNRALVLQTLYHAGAMSRADLSRETGLTRVTISDLVAEFIADGIVVEKGIRETAGPGKPPILIDIDREGHQIIGLDLSGPEAFQGAVLSLDGEVLERREVPRPAQPDGTATYDALLDLARQLVHASTTTLLGVGVGTPGIVRPDGVVIESPNLGWTDFPLEARLGLDLDLPVTARNDANAAVLAEYTFGEARADVMLIKIGRGVGAGLITGSQPLLGSRFAAGEIGHVVVGTDGGPRCVCGKDGCLEAWLSGSRLAAAIAEAPGSREELLRDAGTRMAVAIAPIVSALDLSEIVLSGPADLLDDDFFDAATATLRARTLDGVFDDVVIRLTRQEDIVLRGTAVMVLSGQLGVS
- a CDS encoding family 20 glycosylhydrolase; its protein translation is MLLSAEHAAAGRVRVYRRASVVDGTGDERFTADVAVEGTRIVGIRRGDDADFELPDGSLEVDATGLVLAPGFIDMHAHSDLAVLRGAEHTAKIAQGVTCEVIGQDGLGYAPLDERSAAAIPAQIAGWNGPAEVRWRTTAEFLEAIDAATAANVAVLVPQGNLRMMVIGHEDRAAERHELARMAELLGDALDAGAFGMSSGLTYTPGMYASTAELEALCRVVAERGGYWAPHTRSYGAAALDAYREVLDIGRRTGCPIHLTHATMNFAPNRGRAAELLAIVDAAVADGVDVTLDTYPYLPGATTLAALLPSRLAAGGDLVGTIAALDADGREQVRLELEEIGCDGFHGERADWSAIEVSGVAHPALAGLVGRRIDEIARSEGRRPVDVVLDTVVQDAGATGILMHIGDEQNVREIMRHPRHSGGSDGILIGDKPHPRGYGTFPHYLGHYVRELEILTLEQAVQHLSATPARRLGLDRGDAPRGIIREGATADLVLFDPLTVGAGATFETPRAEARGIVDVLVGGVAVIESGRPTGRTPGAALRMPPPAHRTAVPRLDAEIDAAAEPFVLRPGTVVEASDAFAGVAERLRDALRIQEPEDAAAGTIALVRDPQQKQSESFRIDVSAERIEVHAAEAVGAFRGVMALRQLLPPESANGARLPAGHWRGAPAFGWRGAMLDVARHFRPAADIRRLIDVLAAHQLNVLHLHLTDDQGWRFEVPGYPALTEVGARRDATQRGHGPLATVEPGRHEGHYTTAELRELVRYAAERFITLVPEVELPGHVQAALAAYPALGNTDASDPVDGPWERFGVNERTLAPTEESLAFGRTAIDALCDVFDSPWIGIGGDEVPVTEWQRSPAAQERMRALGLNSARDIQPWFTAHLVAHVRSRGRTALAWDEVLEGDVPDGVEILAWRAPVALQEALDRGIPVIACPDLEVYLDYRQSESTDEPVPVGPPLTIEHAYTLHIDERALGGQANTWTEHLPSRDRVDFAMFPRLSAIAERLWLGGEPDEYAGFARRLPVQLRRLAAMGVRYRPLDGPSPEQRRPGVPGKPMSVQDRQRIVAELVAGLGAHGGAESAHR
- a CDS encoding amino acid deaminase, yielding MPLQIPDPVLGPWAKAFPARAHGLRLSDVGDAGLRLSEFSTPVMTVHADALTHNETTVFEWAGDLGILLAPHGKTTMSPALWQRLLDAGAWGISVATPWQAGVAIDAGVRTVLIANSVTDVAAAAELGAQLSGIDGLRIICWADSEATVALLAGALTDDAHPLDVLVELGGANGRTGARTIADGERIAAAVSRASGLRLAGVAGYEGPFGPDRSHESVAAVDAYLQGLVDLHERLEYPVGVRPILSAGGSSFPDRAAAMLAPHAGDVDVVLRSGAFQIHDDGFYSRMSPFGAAVPTESLRSAMHAWSRIVSHPEPALALLDAGRRDVPFDIDLPIPQTVEGEVTALNDQHAFFRLSDGAEVAVGDVVRLGLSHPCTAFDKWRVVPLIDDPDAEDPRVIGAVATCF